The following coding sequences lie in one Miscanthus floridulus cultivar M001 chromosome 9, ASM1932011v1, whole genome shotgun sequence genomic window:
- the LOC136482053 gene encoding probable bifunctional methylthioribulose-1-phosphate dehydratase/enolase-phosphatase E1 translates to MACGGCSCEAAVGATASEAYLEGEPVREARELVAELCRHFYAQGWVTGTGGSITVKVNDPAVPLADRLIVMSPSGVQKERMVAEDMYVMAADGKVLSVPVAKPWPNKPPKCTDCAPLFMKAYLMRGAGAVIHSHGIETCIATMLNPGAKEFRVTHMEMIKGIKGHGYRDELVIPIIENTPYEYELTDSLSEAIAAYPKATAVLVRNHGIYVWGDSWINAKTQAECYHYLLDACIKLYQLGIDWTTPEHGPINNAKRQRSILSSEIPNGCHAADSSKCVVLDIEGTTTPISFVTDVMFPYARDNVRKHLTSTFDSEETKDDIKLLRIQIEDDLRNGIFGAVPVPPDEAGKEEVINSLVANVESMIKADRKITPLKQLQGHIWRTGFEKKELQGVVFEDVPVALKNWHASGIKVYIYSSGSREAQRLLFGNTTYGDLRKFLCGYFDTTTGNKRETRSYFEISQSLGVDSPSQILFITDVFQEAVAAKNAGFEVIISIRPGNAPLPDNHGFRTIKSFSEI, encoded by the exons ATGGCATGCGGCGGGTGCAGCTGCGAGGCGGCGGTGGGGGCGACGGCGTCGGAGGCGTACCTGGAGGGGGAGCCGGTGCGGGAGGCGCGGGAGCTAGTGGCGGAGCTCTGTCGGCACTTCTACGCGCAGGGATGGGTCACGGGCACCGGCGGCAGCATCACCGTCAAGGTCAACGACCCCGCCGTGCCGCTCGCCGACCGCCTCATCGTCATGTCACCCTCCG GTGTGCAGAAGGAGAGGATGGTAGCAGAGGACATGTATGTGATGGCTGCAGATGGAAAAGTGCTTTCTGTGCCAGTAGCAAAGCCATGGCCAAACAAGCCTCCAAAGTGTACGGACTGTGCTCCTCTGTTCATGAAG GCGTATCTGATGAGAGGAGCTGGGGCTGTCATTCACAGCCATGGAATAGAGACTTGCATTGCAACAATGCTCAACCCTGGTGCAAAGGAGTTCAGG GTGACCCACATGGAAATGATCAAAGGAATCAAAGGTCATGGCTACCGTGATGAATTGGTCATTCCTATTATTGAGAATACTCCTTATGAGTATGAGCTCACTGACTCCCTAAGTGAGGCG ATTGCAGCATACCCAAAGGCAACTGCTGTGCTTGTAAGGAACCACGGAATATATGTATGGGGTGACTCTTGGATCAATGCCAAGACACAG GCTGAATGCTATCATTATCTTTTAGATGCTTGCATCAAGCTCTATCAGCTAGGTATTGATTGGACAACTCCTGAGCATGGTCCAATAAACAATGCAAAGAGACAGCGCAGCATTTTAAGCTCTGAAATTCCTAATGGATGTCATGCTGCTGATTCATCAAAG TGTGTTGTACTAGACATTGAGGGGACAACCACTCCAATATCATTCGTGACTGATGTTATGTTCCCTTATGCCCGTGATAATGTACGAAAACATCTGACTTCTACGTTTGATTCTGAAGAAACTAAAGACGACATCAAACTATTGCGCATCCAA ATTGAAGATGATTTACGAAATGGAATTTTTGGGGCTGTTCCAGTTCCACCCGATGAGGCTGGCAAAGAAGAGGTTATCAATTCATTGGTTGCCAATGTTGAATCGATGATTAAAGCAGATCGGAAGATCACACCATTGAAACAACTTCAG GGTCATATTTGGAGGACTGGATTTGAAAAGAAAGAGCTACAGGGAGTTGTCTTTGAGGATGTTCCTGTGGCGCTAAAGAACTGGCATGCTAGTGGCATAAAG GTCTACATATACTCAAGTGGAAGTAGAGAAGCACAAAGGCTTCTATTTGGCAATACAACATATGGTGACCTGCGAAAGTTCCTGTGTGGGTATTTTGATACCACCACTGG AAACAAAAGAGAAACAAGGAGTTATTTTGAGATCTCTCAATCACTTGGGGTGGACAGTCCATCTCAAATCTTATTTATCACCGATGTCTTCCAAGAAGCTGTTGCAGCAAAAAACGCTG GTTTTGAGGTGATAATCTCCATTCGCCCAGGAAATGCTCCACTTCCTGACAATCATGGTTTCCGCACTATCAAATCATTCAGCGAGATCTGA